Proteins encoded together in one Nocardioides marinisabuli window:
- a CDS encoding pilus assembly PilX N-terminal domain-containing protein translates to MRHPEKVPRDQGAALVLTLFATTLVMIVGTTILSITVNDLRSARLSRDSAAALDSAEAGVAQLAAHVRTYGISSLGCGPTECTGYAAEAAPVSVALEGGRRYEIWVEPVAPLPTHNPGVYLVHSTGRAGDGVRELEVEITVGTQPIGLPLAIFARSVDGGGDATVTRESIISTGCVFSRRQIKTEGVDVAFGIDAAVHSAQYVSTSNGNNRSCGPTSGAVHRNGACNTEFPWDQSVQGGSLAGRAGCAPAHAVEAYYGTKEYDGDADPDVVGSKVKNEASLRRLFGIPDQPFTDAQLDNLRAMAEETGTYFDRAGYTPSEIPARSDDQPHLVVFFDLEGRPANERLVDLKDVNGWARPASPACPEQSLLVVVVGGDVRLNGNQAMVANIVLTSPAPYGHVFKANGTADLIGTIYADSVDLTGTVDISLDDCFLQNLSPGLIDTTLVTSDYREVDRTDRP, encoded by the coding sequence GTGAGACACCCCGAGAAGGTGCCCCGGGACCAGGGTGCGGCCCTGGTCCTGACACTCTTCGCCACCACCCTGGTGATGATCGTCGGCACCACGATCTTGAGCATCACGGTCAACGACCTGCGTTCGGCCCGTCTGTCCCGCGACAGCGCCGCGGCCCTGGACTCGGCCGAGGCTGGCGTCGCCCAGCTCGCCGCGCACGTGCGCACGTACGGCATCTCCTCCCTGGGGTGCGGCCCCACGGAGTGCACCGGGTACGCCGCCGAGGCGGCCCCGGTCTCGGTCGCCCTGGAGGGTGGGCGGCGCTACGAGATCTGGGTCGAGCCGGTCGCCCCACTGCCGACGCACAATCCCGGCGTCTACCTCGTGCACTCCACCGGGCGCGCCGGCGACGGCGTGCGCGAGCTCGAGGTCGAGATCACCGTCGGAACCCAGCCGATCGGACTACCGCTGGCCATCTTCGCGCGCAGCGTCGACGGCGGTGGCGACGCGACGGTGACCCGCGAGTCGATCATCAGCACCGGCTGCGTCTTCTCCCGGCGACAGATCAAGACCGAGGGGGTCGACGTCGCCTTCGGCATCGATGCCGCGGTCCACTCCGCGCAGTACGTGTCCACCTCCAACGGCAACAACCGCTCCTGCGGCCCCACCAGCGGCGCGGTGCACAGGAACGGCGCGTGCAACACCGAGTTCCCCTGGGACCAGTCGGTGCAGGGCGGCTCACTGGCAGGCAGGGCCGGCTGCGCCCCGGCGCACGCCGTGGAGGCCTACTACGGCACCAAGGAGTACGACGGCGACGCCGATCCCGATGTGGTCGGCTCCAAGGTCAAGAACGAGGCGTCGCTGCGCCGGCTCTTCGGGATCCCCGACCAGCCGTTCACGGACGCCCAGCTGGACAACCTTCGTGCAATGGCCGAGGAGACCGGCACGTACTTCGACAGAGCCGGCTACACCCCCAGCGAAATTCCTGCTCGCTCCGACGACCAGCCGCACCTCGTCGTGTTCTTCGACCTGGAGGGCCGTCCGGCCAATGAGAGACTCGTGGACCTGAAGGACGTCAACGGCTGGGCCCGCCCTGCGTCCCCCGCCTGCCCGGAGCAGTCCCTGCTCGTCGTCGTGGTCGGAGGCGACGTTCGGCTCAACGGCAACCAGGCCATGGTCGCCAACATCGTGCTCACCTCGCCGGCCCCCTACGGGCACGTCTTCAAGGCCAACGGCACCGCGGACCTGATCGGCACCATCTACGCCGACAGCGTCGACCTCACCGGCACCGTCGACATCTCGCTCGACGACTGCTTCCTGCAGAATCTCTCCCCCGGCCTCATCGACACCACCCTGGTGACCAGCGACTACCGCGAGGTCGACCGCACCGACCGACCTTGA